A part of Heliangelus exortis chromosome 3, bHelExo1.hap1, whole genome shotgun sequence genomic DNA contains:
- the NUP133 gene encoding nuclear pore complex protein Nup133 produces MFSPVPSSPRTPGGSARRNLGSAAPSPLSRPGGRKNLAAVAAVGSPVLFSPVARRSGSLSARATPTRVIQHPSAGETINYDVKAFGSSLPVKVMEALKKADADDQLSVQVDESGWAWLVHKERLIIWKIGQSPVAKLSLCKELQLPPSDFQWSSSLAAISCLSSSGEASSLQSLAIMVATSEGSVRYWPNVAHEGSYTEAFTDFGGPLCSFLTAVKGGSFILSSSRGQLVRLIPDSSGKIHQHGLPQGQGMFSGIGRKVSSLLGILCPGHDAVISNVLWDKETSSFYMLTSSNLNKWEIEDSSERFILSWDINRILKEHITDAIWSSESNYEDIKGGVNVQYMDLQQNRDGLVILAAAWHPGDRPCLVYYTLITVEDKGSQMSDDVVVEVTQYNPSFQSEEEVLRCLIVPDYFSHAAYLYKEDEVFACSTGTGRISLPQEKIIFGIQGDSILGAGSCTGLPIFFTKKSGLITILSRENISVLPEDLEDSLSSSVAGPRSESPAFDAACRLEVIAQEDKTKLLKAAFLQYCRKDIVNAQSMVVELFPSNSDLDSDAELDRAVTQISVDLIDDYPASDPRWAESVPEEAAGFSNTSLILLHQLEDKTKAHSFFIEFLHQVGVFERLGNFPARGVLMATRLLLCEHAEKLAAAIVLKNHHSRLPELVNAAILTALNKRECDVPPSLTPADVFFREVSQIDSIFECLLEEEEQILKDVPVESVEWAQIVVNVNNIIKDMLQAACQYRQSRASLYKTGELPEREPEYIPWTASSGLRAAITRQHGIILKMVYPQVDSNLRSILAEQLVALLDCFLDGYVSQLKSVDRPADQERYSNVEMEYVQKRSEVLSPLISLGQYQMAAALAEKFCDFDILVQMCEQTDNQARLQRYMTQFADQNFSDFLFRWYLEKGKRGKLLSQPIAQHGQLASFLQAHEHLSWLHEINSQDLQKAHRTLQTLANMETRYFAKKKTLLGLSKLAALASDFSDDILQEKVEEISEQERFLLHQETLPEQLLAEKQLNLNDMPVLSASQLIDMYICDENRRANEYDFKKALDLLEYIDEEEEVDVNYLKLKILCKALQRDGWSSSDGKDDPIEASKDSIFVKILQKLLKEGVQLSEYLPEVKDFLQANELGHLKYNAYFEFVLKANYELYVQGQA; encoded by the exons atgTTCTCCCCGGTGCCCTCCTCACCCCGGACCCCCGGCGGGTCTGCCCGCAGGAACCTCGGCAGTGCCGCCCCCAGCCCTCTCTCTCGGCCGGGCGGCAGGAAGAACCTGGCAGCCGTGGCGGCAGTCGGCTCCCCGGTGCTGTTTTCGCCGGTGGCGCGGAGGAGCGGGTCCCTCTCTGCCCG AGCAACCCCTACCAGAGTTATccagcatccctctgcaggTGAAACTATTAACTATGATGTTAAAGCTTTTGGATCCTCTCTGCCTGTTAAGGTTATGGAAGCCCTGAAGAAGGCTGATG CTGATGACCAGCTGAGTGTTCAAGTGGATGAGAGTGGATGGGCCTGGCTAGTCCATAAGGAGAGGCTGATTATCTGGAAGATTGGTCAGTCTCCAGTAGCTAAG TTATCTCTGTGCAAGGAACTGCAACTGCCACCCAGTGACTTCCAGTGGAGTTCTAGTTTAGCAGCTATATCTTGTCTGAGTTCCTCAGGTGAAGCATCTTCTCTGCAG TCTCTGGCAATAATGGTTGCCACCAGTGAAGGTTCTGTGCGCTACTGGCCCAATGTTGCACATGAAGGTTCTTACACAGAGGCTTTTACAGACTTTGGAGGCCCTCTGTGCAGTTTCCTAACAGCAGTAAAG ggaGGAAGCTTTATTTTGTCATCTTCCAGAGGCCAGCTGGTTCGACTGATACCAGATAGTTCTGGCAAGATCCATCAGCATGGCCTGCCACAGGGCCAGGGCATGTTTTCTGGAATTGGCAGGAAGGTTTCTTCTCTTCTGGGTATATTGTGTCCTGGACATGATGCTGTG atcTCTAATGTTCTTTGGGATAAAGAGACATCAAGTTTTTATATGCTAACCAGTTCAAATCTGAACAAATGGGAGATTGAGGACTCATCAGAACGTTTTATTCTCAGCTGGGATATCAATAGGATCCTGAAAGAACATATTACGGATGCAATCTGG agTTCTGAAAGTAACTATGAAGATATTAAAGGAGGAGTAAATGTGCAATACATGGATTTGCAACAGAATCG TGATGGGCTGGTGATCCTTGCTGCAGCGTGGCATCCCGGAGATCGTCCGTGTCTTGTCTACTACACCCTGATAACAGTTGAAGATAAAGGCTCCCAAATGTCTGATGATGTTGTTGTGGAGGTCACACAGTATAATCCATCTTTTCAG TCAGAAGAGGAAGTGTTGCGCTGTCTGATAGTCCCAGATTACTTCAGCCATGCTGCTTACCTTTATAAGGAAGATGAAGTCTTTGCTTGTTCAACTGGAACTGGAAGAATTTCCTTGCCACAGGAGAAAATCATCTTTGGCATACAAG GAGACAGCATTTTAGGAGCAGGCTCCTGTACTGGCCTTCCCATCTTCTTTACCAAAAAAAGTGGACTTATTACCATCTTGtccagggaaaatatttctgtgcttccTGAAGACCTTGAAGATTCCCTGTCCTCTTCTGTTGCTGGACCAAGAAGTGAG agcCCTGCCTTTGATGCAGCCTGTAGGCTGGAAGTCATAGCTCAAGAAGATAAGACTAAATTACTGAAAGCTGCTTTCCTACAGTACTGCAG gAAAGACATAGTCAATGCACAAAGCATGGTAGTTGAGCTCTTTCCAAGTAATTCAGATCTGGATTCTGATGCTGAACTGGACAGGGCAGTGACTCAGATCAGTGTGGACTTAATAGATGATTACCCTGCCTCTGACCCAAGATGGGCTGAATCTGTACCTGAAG aaGCAGCAGGTTTCAGCAACACATCTCTCATTCTCCTTCATCAGCTGGAGgataaaacaaaagcacattCCTTCTTCATTGAGTTTCTTCATCAG GTGGGTGTGTTTGAACGGCTGGGCAATTTTCCAGCCCGAGGGGTGCTGATGGCAACTCGATTGCTGCTCTGTGAGCACGCAgagaagctggcagcagcaATTGTCCTCAAAAACCACCACTCCAGGCTGCCTGAGCTGGTGAATGCTGCTATCCTGACTGCACTGAACAAAAGGGAGTGTGATGTTCCACCAAGCCTCACCCCTGCTGATGTCTTCTTTAGAGAG GTGTCCCAGATAGATTCCATCTTTGAATGCTTACTGGAAGAAGAGGAACAAATCCTGAAAGATGTGCCTGTGGAATCAGTGGAGTGGGCCCAGATAGTTGTCAATGTCAACAACATCATTAAG GACATGCTGCAAGCTGCCTGTCAGTATCGTCAGTCCAGAGCCTCTTTATATAAAACAGGAGAGCTTCCAGAAAGAGAACCTGAGTATATTCCATGGACAG CATCCAGTGGCCTTCGTGCAGCAATCACACGCCAGCATGGAATCATTCTGAAGATGGTGTATCCCCAGGTGGACAGCAACCTCAGGAGCAtcctggctgagcagctggTGGCACTGTTGGATTGTTTCCTGGATGGTTATGTTTCCCAGCTGAAATCTGTCGACCGCCCTGCTGATCAGGAGAGATACAGCAATGTGGAAATGGAGTATGTGCAGAAAAGATCAGAGGTCTTGTCTCCTCTCA TTTCCCTGGGACAGTATCAGATGGCAGCTGCTCTAGCAGAGAAGTTCTGTGACTTTGATATCCTGGTGCAGATGTGTGAGCAGACAGACAACCAGGCCAGATTACAACGTTACATGACTCAGTTTGCAGATCAG aatttttcagatttcctgTTTCGCTGGTATTTAGAAAAAGGGAAGCGAGGGAAGCTGTTATCTCAGCCTATTGCTCAGCACGGGCAGCTGGCCAGTTTCTTGCAGGCTCATGAGCATCTGAGCTGGTTACATGAAATCAACAGTCAGGATCTGcaaaag GCTCACAGAACCTTGCAGACTTTAGCAAATATGGAAACTCGATATTTTGCCAAGAAGAAAACACTCCTTGGCTTGAGCAAATTAGCTGCCCTGGCATCTGATTTTTCAGATGATATACTGCAAGAGAAAGTAGAag AAATATCAGAACAGGAACGCTTTCTGTTACATCAGGAGACACTTCCTGAACAGTTGCTGGCAGAGAAACAGTTGAACCTCAATGATATGCCAGTGTTGTCTGCATCTCAGCTCATTGAT ATGTACATATGTGATGAGAACAGAAGGGCCAATGAGTATGACTTCAAGAAAGCTCTTGATCTGCTGGAATATATTGATGAG GAAGAGGAAGTGGATGTGAATTATCTTAAACTCAAAATTCTCTGTAAGGCTCTCCAAAGAGATGG